Below is a genomic region from Salmo trutta chromosome 19, fSalTru1.1, whole genome shotgun sequence.
TGAAAGAgcaaataaacattttatttattctACTGTTGGGTTTGAATGATTCTACTGTATTTGATGCATTTTGCCTTGTTCAATGCGGAACTTAATGCATTTCATATGTTTTTGCTACGTCCTGTTATGGTGGGACACGTAATCTACTAATGGCGACGGAAATTCACCATGCTAATTGTGGTTGTAAGGGAATTCGAACTTGTTTATTGTGTGAGAGCGTGAATGGAAATGGACTATTATCGGAGAATGGTCAACCGGTAAGTCTGTGTTAACTAAAAAATAGATAATGTAAATAAGATTCTGTTCGGTTGCTAGACACAGAGCTCTGAAGCAAACGCCGTTAGCCAGCCCCCCCTGTCTGCTCTGACTGAGCACTGTCAACAAATAGATCATATTATAGCTAAACTAGAGTAATAAGTAATATTACGTATTACTGTTTAGCTTTATGATGTGTTTGGAAAGCACTTATTAAAGCACTGACTTCATGTGATCTCTTAAACAGATTTGTTGACTTTCTTTAGATACGACACGATTTTATGTACGACCCATTGCTGAGACGAGCTGTGCGCAATTATGGTGGGCAGCAGCTGTCTTTTCCCTTCCCTGGAATCTTTTTATGGAACAACTTCATATcagaagaggaagagagtgagtTGATAACCGATATGGACCTCAACGCCTGGAGAGAGTCACAGTCTGGTCGACGGAAACAGGTTTGTTGTCATCTTCTAACGTTTGCTGCATGTTGTTAATAGCAAGATGACGCAATTTTGGCAAGTGAATAGGGGCTGGCAGCATGAGTTGCGGAATCACCTCTGACAATGGCCAGTGTTTCATTCTTCTATCATGGGAGGTACCCATGATAGCAACCATTTACTCCTAACAAGAAAGAATAACCCACTTTTTTGAATGTCTTTACAGGACTTTGGGCCTAAAGTGAACTTCAAAAAACACAAAGTGCGTCTTGGTGGCTTCTGCGGCCTGCCTCCAATCAGCCGTAAACTGGTGCTACGGATGTCCCAGGAGCCGGTTCTAGCCGGGTTTCAACCAGTGGAGCAGTGCAACCTGGATTACCACCCCCAGCGTGGGTCTGCCATTGACCCCCACCTGGATGACAGCTGGCTGTGGGGGGAGCGTCTGGTCACCGTCAACCTGCTCTCAGACACCACTCTCACAATGTCCCTGGAGGAGGGCCTGACAGAACTAGGACAGGGGGAGGTCCGGGTGTCTGTGCACCTTCCCTGCAGATCCCTTGTGGTGGTATACAGCGAAGCACGTCACAGATGGAAACATGCCATCCATAGACATGACATCCATGAGCGCAGGGTGTGCAGTACCTACAGGGAGCTGTCTGCTGAGTTCATGTCTGGGGGAGAGCAGCAAAACATGGGCTCCCAACTGCTGGACATAGCTCTGAGCTTTGAGGGTACACCGATATAGAAAGAATGCAATCATCACTGTTTCAATTTTTTCTATCCTATGTCCTGCACCACCCACATTACAATGTGACTTGTTGTTGACTGAAAGCAGCCTCTTTGCACTGTATTTTGACATGCTTTGGCTAAGCATTGCATGAATACAGTTGGATTGTTTGATTAATTTTGGTTAATTGAACTGTAAATTCACAGTTCTTATAACTATGTTATAACACGGTGACACATTGTACTGCATTTCTTACTAGGAGTGTGTATTTGAGTGTATTTTGTAAAATAAATCAGACCGTTAATCTATGTATTGTAGTGATTGGCTATTGCATTAGTAGATACTCACACTGCTCTCAGCACAGGTCTGCCGGTTTTGACTATCAGAAGTTACTTTTCgtaa
It encodes:
- the alkbh4 gene encoding alpha-ketoglutarate-dependent dioxygenase alkB homolog 4 isoform X2: MYDPLLRRAVRNYGGQQLSFPFPGIFLWNNFISEEEESELITDMDLNAWRESQSGRRKQDFGPKVNFKKHKVRLGGFCGLPPISRKLVLRMSQEPVLAGFQPVEQCNLDYHPQRGSAIDPHLDDSWLWGERLVTVNLLSDTTLTMSLEEGLTELGQGEVRVSVHLPCRSLVVVYSEARHRWKHAIHRHDIHERRVCSTYRELSAEFMSGGEQQNMGSQLLDIALSFEGTPI
- the alkbh4 gene encoding alpha-ketoglutarate-dependent dioxygenase alkB homolog 4 isoform X1; this encodes MATEIHHANCGCKGIRTCLLCESVNGNGLLSENGQPIRHDFMYDPLLRRAVRNYGGQQLSFPFPGIFLWNNFISEEEESELITDMDLNAWRESQSGRRKQDFGPKVNFKKHKVRLGGFCGLPPISRKLVLRMSQEPVLAGFQPVEQCNLDYHPQRGSAIDPHLDDSWLWGERLVTVNLLSDTTLTMSLEEGLTELGQGEVRVSVHLPCRSLVVVYSEARHRWKHAIHRHDIHERRVCSTYRELSAEFMSGGEQQNMGSQLLDIALSFEGTPI